A genome region from Macrobrachium rosenbergii isolate ZJJX-2024 chromosome 42, ASM4041242v1, whole genome shotgun sequence includes the following:
- the LOC136827759 gene encoding uncharacterized protein, whose protein sequence is MEQRKSFSVGNTEQRKSFSVGNTEQRKSSSVGSMEERESSSVGSMEERESSSVGSMEERESSSVGSMEERESSSVGSMKERKSSSVGNTEERKSFSAGNTDQRKSSLVGNTEQRKSSSAGNTDQRKSSLVGNTEQRKSSSVGNTEQRKNSLVGNTEQRKSSSVGNMEQRKSSLLGNTEQRKSSLVGNTEAKKEFLSREHGAKEELLSRELKSRGNANKI, encoded by the coding sequence ATGGAGCAAAGAAAGAGTTTCTCAGTAGGGAACACGGAGCAAAGAAAGAGTTTCTCAGTAGGGAACACGGAGCAAAGAAAGAGTTCCTCAGTAGGGAGCATGGAGGAAAGAGAGAGTTCCTCAGTAGGGAGCATGGAGGAAAGAGAGAGTTCCTCAGTAGGGAGCATGGAGGAAAGAGAGAGTTCCTCAGTAGGGAGCATGGAGGAAAGAGAGAGTTCCTCAGTAGGGAgcatgaaggaaagaaagagttcCTCAGTAGGGAACAcggaggaaagaaaaagtttctCAGCAGGGAACACGGATCAAAGAAAAAGTTCCTTAGTAGGGAACACAGAGCAAAGAAAAAGTTCCTCAGCAGGGAACACGGATCAAAGAAAAAGTTCCTTAGTAGGGAACACAGAGCAAAGAAAAAGTTCCTCAGTAGGGAACACGGAGCAAAGAAAAAATTCCTTAGTAGGGAACACGGAGCAGAGAAAAAGTTCCTCAGTAGGGAACATGGAGCAAAGAAAAAGTTCCTTACTAGGGAACACGGAGCAAAGAAAGAGTTCCTTAGTAGGGAACACGGAGGCAAAGAAAGAGTTCCTTAGTAGGGAGCACGGAGCAAAGGAAGAGCTCCTTAGTAGGGAACTCAAAAGCAGAGGAAACGCAAATAAGATATAA